TGTGACagtcatctctccctccttcactccaaaAACAgcattctcctctttctcttcttttactgtaacatcctcctcctctttcaccctgAACGAGTCTTCCTCTTCTTTAACGGTAACaacctcaccctctacttgtttttgtattgtaacagcctcctcttccccctcctctttcaccagaccctctttctccgtccagcagacatcctcttctttatcaggaggagagtagcttagtgaacACATCGGAGATGTTGGAGATGTcggagatgttagctagctatgctaatgctaacttaaccagcccgCTAGCTGACTAATAACAACACCGCAAATATGCAATTAAATCGGATAACTAACTAGACGACAGAAGTGGGTTTAAAACACAGTGGCTAATATACACTAAAGCGTCTAAAGAGCTTTATTGGTTCGTATATTTTGTCTAGCAAGCTACGGAGGTGTCTGACtaactgttgttgctgttgaaaGAAGAGTTCCGTCCACTTGATTATACGTCACACCAGCAGCATAACCTTAAAGTCTCAgaccgccatctgctgactggagtgggtaacgcagttgagaAAAATGTATCTATTTTATTTTCAGACAAGTTAAAGGGTAGGAagcatttgttttttttacacacaaaTTAAACAACACAGTGTGGTTAAAGAGTTAGTAACTTAGTTGTAGTCACGATCTGGTTACCTATTAAGTACAAACAGTTATGTTTTTGAgttattacatatttattaatttatttccgGATATCTTCTAAACTACCCACAATGCACAATTTTGCAATGTCAAATTGATATACTCTGTGCTACCGAGTTCATATGGCCAGAATCCATCTCATATCTTCTCCCACTGCGTAAAGTGTGGTCG
This sequence is a window from Oncorhynchus mykiss isolate Arlee chromosome 13, USDA_OmykA_1.1, whole genome shotgun sequence. Protein-coding genes within it:
- the LOC110500910 gene encoding histone acetyltransferase KAT6B-like isoform X2, translated to MCSLSYSPPDKEEDVCWTEKEGLVKEEGEEEAVTIQKQVEGEVVTVKEEEDSFRVKEEEDVTVKEEKEENAVFGVKEGEMTVTLKKEEEEEETGYLGPVSQTHLKVSDGSNDEVSRKMVLRNRSSIYTSLTALSHGHILMFQCEFFERWAGLRL